A single window of Streptomyces griseoviridis DNA harbors:
- a CDS encoding magnesium and cobalt transport protein CorA, with protein MSMIRDLRAAVRPSRASLRKDTASYDTTRDPGTPSAVVDCAVYRDGSRVATAAPLTPHEAMRQVRRDGGFVWIGLHEPTEAEFSGIAGEFGLHPLAVEDAVQAHQRPKLERYDDSLFTVFKTIHYVEHDRLTANSEVVETGEVMCFTGRDFFITVRHGGQGSLRALRHRLQDDPELLAKGPSAVLHAIADHVVDGYIAVADAVQDDIDEVETEVFSPGRRGGVSRGVDSARIYQLKREVLEFKRAVSPLLRPMQLLSERPMRLVDPDIQKYFRDVADHLARVQEQVIGFDELLNSILQANLAQASVAQNEDMRKITSWAAIVAVPTMVCGVYGMNFKHMPELEWRFGYPMVMGVTVCICLGIHRTLKRNGWL; from the coding sequence ATGTCGATGATCCGTGACCTGCGCGCCGCGGTCCGACCGTCCCGCGCCTCCCTGCGCAAGGACACCGCCTCCTACGACACCACCCGCGACCCCGGGACGCCGTCGGCGGTCGTCGACTGCGCCGTCTACCGCGACGGCTCCCGCGTCGCGACGGCCGCTCCGCTCACCCCGCACGAGGCGATGCGCCAGGTGCGCCGGGACGGCGGGTTCGTGTGGATCGGCCTGCACGAGCCCACCGAGGCCGAATTCTCCGGTATCGCGGGCGAGTTCGGGCTGCACCCGCTGGCCGTCGAGGACGCCGTCCAGGCCCACCAGCGGCCCAAGCTCGAACGCTACGACGACTCCCTGTTCACCGTCTTCAAGACCATCCACTACGTCGAGCACGACCGCCTCACCGCCAACAGCGAGGTCGTCGAGACCGGCGAGGTCATGTGCTTCACCGGACGGGACTTCTTCATCACCGTCAGGCACGGCGGCCAGGGCTCCCTGCGCGCCCTGCGCCACCGCCTCCAGGACGACCCCGAGCTGCTCGCCAAGGGCCCGTCGGCCGTGCTGCACGCCATCGCCGACCATGTCGTCGACGGTTACATCGCGGTCGCCGACGCCGTCCAGGACGACATCGACGAGGTGGAGACCGAGGTGTTCTCGCCCGGCCGCAGGGGCGGGGTGTCGCGCGGTGTCGACTCGGCGCGGATCTACCAGCTCAAGCGTGAGGTGCTGGAGTTCAAGCGGGCGGTGTCGCCGCTGCTGCGGCCGATGCAGCTGCTGTCCGAGCGGCCGATGCGGCTGGTCGACCCGGACATCCAGAAGTACTTCCGGGACGTCGCCGACCACCTCGCCCGGGTCCAGGAGCAGGTCATCGGCTTCGACGAGCTGCTCAACTCCATCCTCCAGGCCAACCTCGCCCAGGCGTCCGTCGCGCAGAACGAGGACATGCGGAAGATCACCTCCTGGGCCGCGATCGTCGCCGTCCCGACGATGGTGTGCGGGGTGTACGGCATGAACTTCAAGCACATGCCCGAGCTGGAGTGGCGTTTCGGCTACCCGATGGTCATGGGCGTGACGGTCTGCATCTGCCTCGGCATCCACCGCACCCTCAAGCGCAACGGCTGGCTGTGA
- a CDS encoding DUF6758 family protein: protein MRGEPSCPKCGGRVRAPGLFADSWQCAVHGTVHPLQPVIPPSVEALEVVVRRTQVPVWMPWPLPVGWLFTGVGCAGDDRSGGRATAVACSGPGPLGGAGELILVAEELGVGLGARYAGIEGPDPGTGMDVGKPPQAKVLAAGRPTPLWHVTGAPEDRAVFAGEALGLWVWAVVWPEQSGLLMYDELVLTDLRDAGAEIDLVPCGALSPRLLTP, encoded by the coding sequence ATGAGGGGCGAACCCAGTTGCCCGAAGTGCGGTGGCCGGGTCAGGGCTCCCGGACTCTTCGCCGATTCCTGGCAGTGTGCCGTGCACGGGACGGTGCATCCGCTCCAGCCCGTGATCCCGCCCAGCGTCGAGGCCCTCGAAGTCGTGGTGCGTCGCACGCAGGTACCCGTGTGGATGCCCTGGCCGCTGCCGGTCGGCTGGCTGTTCACCGGCGTGGGCTGCGCGGGCGACGACCGCAGCGGCGGCCGCGCCACCGCGGTGGCCTGCTCGGGCCCCGGGCCGCTCGGCGGCGCCGGTGAGCTGATCCTCGTCGCCGAGGAACTGGGCGTCGGACTCGGCGCGCGGTACGCGGGCATCGAGGGACCCGACCCCGGCACCGGCATGGACGTGGGGAAACCCCCGCAGGCCAAGGTGCTCGCGGCCGGCCGGCCCACCCCGCTCTGGCACGTCACCGGGGCGCCCGAGGACCGCGCCGTCTTCGCGGGCGAGGCGCTCGGGCTCTGGGTCTGGGCCGTCGTCTGGCCCGAGCAGTCCGGGCTGCTGATGTACGACGAACTCGTCCTGACCGACCTGCGGGACGCCGGCGCGGAGATCGACCTGGTGCCCTGCGGGGCCCTGTCCCCGCGCCTGCTCACGCCGTAG
- a CDS encoding DUF1003 domain-containing protein: MAPERDSGRERTPTGATATARPRARLDQPRPPRRRLLPEWDPEAFGIMSERIARFLGTGRFIVWMTVAIVVWVVWNIAAPRDLRFDQYPFIFLTLMLSLQASYAAPLILLAQNRQDDRDRVNLEQDRKQNERSIADTEYLTREIAALRIGLGEVATRDWIRSELQDLVRELEEARGGEREPVVFPADRSRGRDTDDR, translated from the coding sequence ATGGCTCCCGAGCGTGACAGCGGCCGCGAGCGCACCCCGACCGGGGCCACCGCCACCGCGCGCCCGCGCGCCCGCCTCGACCAGCCGCGCCCGCCCCGCCGCCGGCTGCTGCCCGAGTGGGACCCCGAGGCGTTCGGCATCATGTCGGAGCGGATCGCGCGGTTCCTGGGCACCGGGCGGTTCATCGTCTGGATGACGGTCGCGATCGTGGTGTGGGTGGTGTGGAACATCGCCGCACCGCGCGACCTGCGGTTCGACCAGTACCCGTTCATCTTCCTGACGCTGATGCTCTCCCTCCAGGCGTCCTACGCGGCCCCGCTGATCCTGCTCGCGCAGAACAGGCAGGACGACCGCGACCGGGTCAACCTGGAGCAGGACCGCAAGCAGAACGAGCGCTCGATCGCCGACACCGAGTACCTGACCCGGGAGATCGCCGCCCTGCGCATCGGCCTGGGCGAGGTGGCCACCAGGGACTGGATCCGCTCCGAGCTCCAGGACCTGGTGAGGGAGCTGGAGGAAGCGCGCGGCGGCGAGCGGGAACCCGTCGTATTCCCGGCGGACCGGTCGCGCGGGCGTGACACAGACGACCGCTGA
- a CDS encoding MarC family protein produces MFDVAVFGSLFLTLFVIMDPPGITPIFLALTAGRPGKVQKRMAFQAVCVAGGVITVFGLLGHQILDYLHVSVPALMIAGGLLLLLIALDLLTGKTDEPQQTKDVNVALVPLGMPLLAGPGAIVSVILAVQKAHSVATQVSVWAAILAIHVVLWLVMRYSLLIIRVIKDGGVVLVTRLAGMMLSAIAVQQIINGVTQVIKGA; encoded by the coding sequence ATGTTCGACGTCGCCGTCTTCGGCTCGCTCTTCCTGACCCTCTTCGTGATCATGGATCCCCCCGGGATCACGCCGATCTTCCTCGCCCTGACCGCCGGACGCCCCGGCAAGGTGCAGAAGCGGATGGCCTTCCAGGCCGTCTGCGTGGCCGGCGGTGTGATCACCGTCTTCGGGCTGCTCGGCCACCAGATCCTGGACTACCTGCATGTCTCCGTGCCCGCGCTGATGATCGCGGGCGGGCTGCTGCTCCTGCTCATCGCCCTCGACCTGCTCACCGGCAAGACGGACGAACCCCAGCAGACCAAGGACGTCAACGTCGCCCTGGTCCCGCTGGGCATGCCGCTGCTGGCCGGGCCTGGAGCCATCGTCTCCGTCATCCTGGCCGTGCAGAAGGCGCACAGCGTAGCCACCCAGGTGTCGGTGTGGGCGGCGATCCTCGCGATCCATGTCGTGCTGTGGCTGGTGATGCGGTACTCGCTGCTGATCATCCGGGTCATCAAGGACGGCGGGGTGGTCCTGGTGACGCGGCTCGCGGGCATGATGCTCTCCGCCATCGCCGTGCAGCAGATCATCAACGGGGTGACGCAGGTGATCAAGGGCGCCTGA
- a CDS encoding sec-independent translocase, with amino-acid sequence MFNDIGPLELVTLVVLAVLIFGPDKLPKVIQDVTRTIRKIREFSESAKQDIRSELGPEFKDFEFEDLNPKTFIRKQLDNDELGLKEIRNGFDLKKEMAEVTDAVHSRDTDTPSPSPSSPSGSAGGRVDMTKKPEGDERPPFDMDAT; translated from the coding sequence GTGTTCAATGACATAGGACCGCTCGAGCTGGTGACGCTTGTCGTCCTCGCCGTGCTCATCTTCGGTCCGGACAAGCTCCCGAAGGTCATTCAGGACGTCACGCGGACCATCCGCAAGATCCGCGAGTTCTCCGAGAGCGCGAAGCAGGACATACGGTCCGAACTGGGGCCGGAGTTCAAGGACTTCGAGTTCGAGGACCTCAACCCCAAGACGTTCATCCGCAAGCAGCTGGACAACGACGAGCTGGGGCTCAAGGAGATCCGCAACGGCTTCGACCTGAAGAAGGAGATGGCCGAGGTCACGGACGCGGTGCACAGCCGCGACACCGACACGCCGTCACCCTCGCCGTCGTCGCCCTCCGGGTCCGCCGGCGGGCGCGTCGACATGACCAAGAAGCCCGAGGGCGACGAGCGCCCGCCCTTCGACATGGACGCCACCTGA
- a CDS encoding magnesium transporter MgtE N-terminal domain-containing protein: MATGAPSRVFVSHLSDIAVFDPNGDAVGRVRDVVVVLRVGNRPPRVLGLVVELTSRRRIFLPMTRVTGVESGQVISTGVLNVRRFEQRPTERLVFGELLDRRVVLAESGEEVTVLDLSVRQLPARRDWEVDRVFVRKGRKGGAFRRAKGETLTVEWSAVSGFSLDEQGQGAENLLATFEKLRPADLANVLHHLSPKRRAEVAAALDDDRLADVLEELPEDDQIEILGKLKEERAADVLEAMDPDDAADLLRELPEVDKERLLSLMQPSDAADMRRLMSYEERTAGGLMTTEPIVLRPDATVADALARVRNADLSPALAAQVYVCRPPDDTPTGKYLGTVHFQRLLRDPPYTLVSSILDQDLKPLAPDAALPAVAGFFATYDMVAAPVVDEAGALLGAVTVDDVLDHMLPDDWRETEFHLDEDDPVDIADATDTADRADSADTDDGRRGDEDEELIKDRERDGHEDRDHGEGADGHGSRA, encoded by the coding sequence ATGGCAACGGGCGCCCCTTCCCGGGTCTTCGTCTCGCACCTCTCCGACATCGCCGTCTTCGACCCGAACGGCGACGCGGTCGGCCGGGTGCGGGACGTGGTCGTCGTGCTGCGCGTCGGCAACCGGCCGCCCCGGGTGCTCGGCCTGGTCGTCGAACTGACCAGCAGGCGCCGGATCTTCCTGCCCATGACCCGGGTCACCGGCGTCGAGTCGGGCCAGGTCATCTCCACCGGGGTGCTCAACGTCCGCCGGTTCGAGCAGCGGCCCACCGAGCGGCTGGTCTTCGGGGAACTCCTCGACCGGCGGGTCGTGCTCGCCGAGAGCGGCGAGGAGGTCACCGTCCTCGACCTGTCGGTGCGGCAACTGCCCGCCCGCAGGGACTGGGAGGTCGACCGGGTCTTCGTCCGCAAGGGCCGCAAGGGCGGCGCCTTCCGGCGGGCCAAGGGCGAGACGCTGACCGTCGAGTGGTCAGCCGTCAGCGGCTTCTCCCTCGACGAGCAGGGACAGGGCGCCGAGAACCTCCTCGCCACCTTCGAGAAGCTGCGCCCCGCCGACCTCGCCAACGTGCTGCACCACCTCTCCCCCAAGCGCCGCGCGGAGGTCGCCGCCGCCCTCGACGACGACCGGCTGGCGGACGTCCTGGAGGAGCTGCCCGAGGACGACCAGATCGAGATCCTCGGCAAGCTCAAGGAGGAGCGGGCCGCGGACGTCCTGGAGGCCATGGACCCGGACGACGCGGCCGACCTGCTGCGGGAGCTGCCCGAGGTGGACAAGGAGCGGCTGCTGAGCCTGATGCAGCCCTCCGACGCGGCCGACATGCGGCGGCTGATGTCGTACGAGGAGCGCACGGCGGGCGGTCTGATGACGACCGAGCCGATCGTGCTGCGCCCCGACGCCACCGTCGCCGACGCCCTGGCCCGGGTCCGCAACGCCGACCTCTCCCCCGCGCTCGCCGCCCAGGTCTACGTCTGCCGGCCGCCCGACGACACCCCGACCGGCAAGTACCTGGGCACCGTGCACTTCCAGCGGCTGCTGCGCGACCCCCCGTACACGCTGGTCAGCTCGATCCTCGACCAGGACCTCAAGCCCCTGGCGCCGGACGCGGCGCTGCCCGCCGTCGCCGGGTTCTTCGCCACCTACGACATGGTCGCGGCACCCGTCGTGGACGAGGCGGGGGCGCTGCTCGGCGCGGTGACCGTGGACGACGTCCTCGACCACATGCTGCCCGACGACTGGCGGGAGACCGAGTTCCACCTCGACGAGGACGACCCCGTCGACATCGCCGACGCCACTGACACAGCTGACCGCGCCGACAGCGCTGACACCGACGACGGCCGTCGCGGGGACGAGGACGAGGAACTGATCAAGGACCGGGAGCGGGACGGCCACGAGGACCGGGACCACGGCGAGGGGGCGGACGGCCATGGCTCCCGAGCGTGA
- a CDS encoding Mrp/NBP35 family ATP-binding protein yields MATEDAVREALATVNDPEINRPITDLGMVKSVEIGADGAVAVAVYLTVSGCPMRDTITQRVTDAVARVEGVTRVDVELDVMSDEQRKELANALRGGQAEREVPFAKPGSLTRVYAVASGKGGVGKSSVTVNLAAAMAADGLKVGVVDADIYGHSVPRMLGADGSPTQVENMIMPPSAHGVKVISIGMFTPGNAPVVWRGPMLHRALQQFLADVYWGDLDVLLLDLPPGTGDIAISVAQLVPNAEILVVTTPQQAAAEVAERAGSIAVQTHQKIVGVVENMSGLPCPHCDEMVDVFGTGGGQLVADGLTRTTGTSVPVLGSIPIDLRLREGGDDGTPVVLAAPDSPAGAALRGIAGKLGGRQRGLAGLSLGITPRNKF; encoded by the coding sequence ATGGCTACGGAAGACGCGGTGCGCGAAGCGCTGGCGACGGTGAACGACCCCGAGATCAACCGTCCCATCACCGACCTCGGGATGGTCAAATCGGTGGAGATCGGTGCGGACGGAGCGGTCGCGGTCGCCGTGTACCTGACGGTCTCCGGCTGCCCGATGCGGGACACCATCACCCAGCGCGTGACGGACGCGGTCGCCCGGGTCGAGGGGGTCACCCGGGTCGACGTCGAGCTGGACGTGATGAGCGACGAGCAGCGCAAGGAGCTGGCGAACGCGCTGCGCGGCGGGCAGGCCGAGCGCGAGGTGCCGTTCGCCAAACCGGGCAGCCTGACCCGCGTCTACGCGGTCGCCTCGGGCAAGGGCGGCGTCGGCAAGTCCTCGGTGACGGTGAACCTGGCGGCGGCGATGGCGGCCGACGGCCTCAAGGTGGGCGTGGTCGACGCAGACATCTACGGCCACAGCGTGCCGCGCATGCTGGGCGCCGACGGCAGTCCCACCCAGGTCGAGAACATGATCATGCCGCCGTCCGCGCACGGCGTGAAGGTCATCTCGATCGGCATGTTCACGCCGGGCAACGCACCGGTCGTCTGGCGCGGCCCGATGCTGCACCGGGCGCTCCAGCAGTTCCTGGCGGACGTGTACTGGGGCGACCTCGACGTCCTCCTGCTCGACCTGCCGCCCGGCACGGGTGACATCGCCATCTCGGTCGCCCAGCTGGTCCCGAACGCAGAGATCCTGGTCGTGACGACGCCCCAGCAGGCCGCCGCCGAGGTCGCCGAGCGGGCCGGCTCGATCGCCGTCCAGACCCATCAGAAGATCGTCGGCGTGGTCGAGAACATGTCGGGCCTGCCCTGCCCGCACTGCGACGAGATGGTCGACGTCTTCGGCACCGGCGGCGGCCAGCTGGTCGCCGACGGGCTCACCCGCACCACCGGCACCTCGGTCCCGGTGCTCGGCTCCATCCCGATCGACCTGCGGCTGCGCGAGGGCGGCGACGACGGCACCCCGGTCGTCCTGGCGGCCCCCGACTCCCCGGCGGGCGCGGCCCTGCGCGGCATCGCGGGCAAGCTCGGCGGCAGGCAGCGGGGGCTCGCGGGGCTGTCGCTGGGGATCACCCCCCGCAACAAGTTCTGA
- a CDS encoding suppressor of fused domain protein — MVDVLPLVEARLRTALGEPDARAAVTFLGTDRVEVLRFQERDVVRYATLGMSAHPMTDPTAMLADPVAGPRAELVLSVRAGVADTDKALRPLAVLAASPQVEGLVVAPGASLDVGEPLWPGAPFTSVLVAEPGGLVEDLELDAPLDPVRFLPLLPMTPNEAAWKRVHGAQALQERWLTSGTDLRDPARRSVPLD, encoded by the coding sequence ATGGTTGATGTTCTCCCCCTGGTCGAGGCGAGGCTGCGCACCGCGCTGGGCGAACCGGACGCGCGCGCGGCGGTCACCTTCCTCGGCACCGACCGCGTCGAGGTGCTGCGCTTCCAGGAGCGTGACGTCGTCCGCTACGCCACCCTCGGCATGTCCGCCCACCCCATGACCGACCCGACCGCGATGCTCGCCGACCCGGTCGCCGGGCCGCGCGCCGAGCTGGTCCTGTCGGTGCGCGCCGGGGTCGCCGACACCGACAAGGCGCTCAGGCCGCTCGCCGTACTGGCCGCCTCCCCGCAGGTCGAGGGTCTGGTGGTGGCGCCCGGCGCCTCCCTCGACGTCGGCGAACCGCTGTGGCCCGGCGCCCCGTTCACCTCGGTCCTGGTGGCCGAGCCGGGCGGTCTCGTCGAGGATCTGGAGCTGGACGCGCCCCTCGACCCGGTCCGCTTCCTGCCGCTGCTGCCGATGACACCGAACGAGGCCGCCTGGAAACGGGTGCACGGCGCCCAGGCGCTCCAGGAACGCTGGCTGACCAGCGGGACGGACCTCAGGGACCCGGCCAGGAGATCCGTCCCGCTGGACTGA
- a CDS encoding MFS transporter, with amino-acid sequence MRTGDGAQDPFDAGAGGILRQPKAVWATAGASVVAFMGIGLVDPILPSIAKGLDATASQVSLLFTSYFLITAIAMLVTGFVSSRVGGRKTLLLGLALVVVFAGLAGTSGSVGELVGFRAGWGLGNALFVSTALAVIVGAAAGGSAAAILLYESALGLGMACGPLLGALLGDASWRYPFFGTAFLMAVGFLCITVFLKEQPRPARKTALLDPIRALGHGGLASAAASSFFYNYTFFTVLAFTPFVLNMTPYKSGAVFFAWGVLLAVFSVFVAPRLQARFGSLKVLGGSLLLLAADVLVLGYGGHTAAIVCTILSGAFIGVNNTVYTELALGVSDAPRPVASAGYNFVRWFAAAAAPFFAPKIEEWSDIHMPFTVAAVTAVLGAAVVVVRRRSLTHRAQELETRHATEDGVTVFAN; translated from the coding sequence ATGCGGACGGGAGACGGCGCGCAGGACCCCTTCGACGCCGGGGCGGGCGGCATCCTGCGGCAGCCGAAGGCGGTGTGGGCGACGGCCGGCGCGTCCGTCGTCGCCTTCATGGGCATCGGGCTCGTCGACCCGATCCTGCCGTCCATCGCCAAGGGCCTGGACGCCACCGCGAGCCAGGTCTCCCTCCTGTTCACCTCCTACTTCCTGATCACCGCCATCGCGATGCTGGTCACCGGCTTCGTCTCCAGCCGCGTCGGCGGCCGCAAGACCCTGCTGCTCGGCCTCGCCCTGGTCGTGGTCTTCGCCGGTCTGGCCGGCACCTCGGGCTCGGTCGGCGAACTCGTCGGGTTCCGCGCGGGCTGGGGCCTGGGCAACGCCCTGTTCGTGTCGACCGCCCTCGCGGTGATCGTCGGCGCGGCGGCCGGCGGCAGCGCCGCGGCCATCCTGCTCTACGAGTCCGCGCTCGGCCTCGGCATGGCCTGCGGACCGCTGCTCGGCGCGCTGCTCGGCGACGCGAGCTGGCGCTACCCCTTCTTCGGCACCGCGTTCCTGATGGCCGTCGGCTTCCTGTGCATCACGGTGTTCCTCAAGGAGCAGCCGAGGCCCGCGCGGAAGACGGCCCTGCTCGACCCGATCAGGGCGCTCGGCCACGGCGGGCTCGCCTCCGCCGCCGCCTCGTCGTTCTTCTACAACTACACGTTCTTCACGGTGCTGGCCTTCACCCCGTTCGTCCTGAACATGACGCCGTACAAGTCGGGTGCGGTGTTCTTCGCGTGGGGTGTGCTGCTCGCCGTCTTCTCGGTGTTCGTGGCGCCCAGGCTCCAGGCGAGGTTCGGTTCGCTGAAGGTGCTCGGCGGCTCGCTGCTGCTGCTCGCGGCCGACGTCCTGGTGCTCGGCTACGGCGGTCACACCGCGGCGATCGTCTGCACGATCCTGTCCGGCGCGTTCATCGGCGTGAACAACACCGTGTACACCGAGCTGGCGCTCGGCGTCTCGGACGCGCCGCGCCCGGTGGCGAGCGCCGGCTACAACTTCGTGCGCTGGTTCGCCGCCGCCGCTGCCCCCTTCTTCGCGCCGAAGATCGAGGAGTGGAGCGACATCCACATGCCGTTCACGGTCGCCGCCGTCACCGCGGTGCTCGGCGCGGCCGTGGTCGTCGTGCGGCGGCGCTCGCTCACCCACCGGGCGCAGGAGCTGGAGACCCGGCACGCCACCGAGGACGGCGTCACGGTCTTCGCCAACTGA
- a CDS encoding alpha/beta fold hydrolase, producing MSRPPSFAPPPGARARVLRTARGEFAAIESPVAADVRERGVALLLPGFTGSKEDFNPLHESLAARGYRTVAVDGRGQYESDGPEHDESAYAQGELARDVLAQAAALGAPGVHLVGHSLGGQIARAAVLLDPAPFRSLTLMSSGPAEISESQRQRVKLLRDALAVMTLAEVWDAIRSMEAPEETETGEDAGLDSGLDDQEDLRRRWLANKPAQLIATGRQLCVEPDRVAELAATGLPLHVLSGARDDTWPVPLLDDMARGLGAHRTVVAGAEHSPNTDRPAETARAVADFWDSAAR from the coding sequence ATGAGCAGGCCGCCCAGCTTCGCCCCGCCCCCCGGTGCCCGCGCGCGCGTACTGCGCACCGCGCGCGGTGAGTTCGCCGCCATCGAGTCGCCCGTGGCCGCCGACGTGCGGGAGCGGGGAGTCGCGCTGCTGCTGCCCGGGTTCACCGGCAGCAAGGAGGACTTCAACCCGCTGCACGAGTCGCTCGCCGCGCGCGGCTACCGCACGGTCGCCGTCGACGGGCGCGGACAGTACGAGTCCGACGGCCCCGAGCACGACGAATCGGCTTACGCACAGGGCGAGTTGGCGCGGGACGTGCTCGCGCAGGCCGCCGCGCTCGGCGCCCCGGGCGTCCATCTCGTCGGGCACTCGCTCGGCGGCCAGATCGCGCGCGCGGCCGTGCTGCTTGACCCCGCGCCGTTCCGGTCGCTCACCCTCATGTCGTCAGGCCCCGCGGAGATCTCGGAGTCCCAGCGGCAGCGCGTGAAGCTGCTCAGGGACGCCCTCGCGGTGATGACCCTGGCCGAGGTGTGGGACGCCATCCGGAGCATGGAGGCGCCGGAGGAGACGGAGACCGGCGAGGACGCGGGCCTGGACTCGGGACTCGACGACCAGGAGGACCTGCGGCGGCGCTGGCTCGCCAACAAGCCCGCCCAACTCATCGCCACCGGACGGCAGTTGTGCGTCGAGCCGGACCGGGTCGCCGAACTCGCCGCGACAGGGCTGCCGTTGCACGTGCTGTCGGGGGCGCGGGACGACACCTGGCCGGTGCCGCTGCTCGACGACATGGCCCGCGGGCTCGGCGCGCACCGCACGGTCGTCGCGGGCGCGGAGCACTCCCCCAACACCGACCGCCCCGCCGAGACGGCCCGCGCGGTCGCCGACTTCTGGGACAGCGCGGCCCGTTGA
- a CDS encoding NYN domain-containing protein, whose translation MNDDELAALNARIDRTNELLQRMLAEVAKTPSTHAIFVDAGYLYAAAGRLVAGTEDRRAFDLDAEGLIEALIDKARTIFADSRLLRVYWYDGARRRIHTAEQQSIAELPDVKVRLGNLNANNQQKGVDSLIRSDLESLARHRAISDATLLGGDEDLVSAVEAAQGYGARVHLWGIEAPEGRNQAEPLLWEVDSQRTLDLDFFKPYVSRRAAAPAYEPTASRPTRENVRFVGAQIAAKWLAARGREALVELLPGHPYLPGSVDQDLLVEAEGLLQYSLRGQADLRRALRDGFWDHLQTQY comes from the coding sequence ATGAACGACGACGAACTCGCGGCTCTGAACGCCCGCATCGACCGCACGAACGAGCTGCTCCAGCGCATGCTCGCCGAGGTGGCGAAGACGCCCTCGACCCATGCGATCTTCGTCGACGCGGGATACCTGTACGCCGCCGCGGGACGTCTCGTCGCCGGCACCGAGGACCGCCGCGCCTTCGACCTCGACGCCGAGGGGCTGATCGAGGCGCTGATCGACAAGGCCCGCACGATCTTCGCGGACAGCAGGCTGCTGCGGGTCTACTGGTACGACGGCGCCCGGCGCCGCATCCACACCGCCGAACAGCAGTCGATCGCCGAACTCCCCGACGTCAAGGTCAGGTTGGGCAACCTCAACGCCAACAACCAGCAGAAGGGCGTCGATTCGCTGATCCGCAGCGATCTGGAGTCACTGGCCAGGCACCGCGCGATCAGCGACGCCACCCTCCTCGGCGGCGACGAGGACCTGGTGTCGGCGGTCGAGGCCGCGCAGGGGTACGGCGCCCGCGTCCACCTCTGGGGCATCGAGGCACCCGAGGGCCGCAACCAGGCGGAGCCGCTGCTCTGGGAGGTCGACAGCCAGCGCACCCTGGATCTCGACTTCTTCAAGCCGTACGTCTCCCGCCGCGCCGCCGCCCCCGCCTACGAGCCGACGGCGTCCCGCCCCACCCGCGAGAACGTCCGCTTCGTCGGCGCCCAGATCGCGGCGAAGTGGCTCGCGGCGCGCGGCCGGGAGGCCTTGGTGGAACTGCTGCCGGGACACCCGTACCTGCCGGGCTCGGTCGACCAGGACCTGCTGGTCGAGGCGGAGGGCCTCCTCCAGTACTCGCTGCGCGGCCAGGCCGACTTGAGACGGGCCCTGCGGGACGGCTTCTGGGACCACCTCCAGACGCAGTACTGA
- a CDS encoding PHP domain-containing protein: MRIDLHTHSTASDGTDTPAALVRNAAAAGLDVVALTDHDTTRGHAEAVAALPEGLTLVTGAELSCRVGGISLHMLAYLFDPAEPALLAERELVRDDRVPRAQGMVAKLNALGVPVTWEQVRRIAGEGSVGRPHVATALVELGVVPTVDAAFTAEWLADGGRAHMAKHETDPFEAIRLVKAAGGVTVFAHPGASKRGRTVPEPVIAELAAAGLDGIEVDHMDHDPATRARLRGLARELGLLATGSSDYHGSRKTCLLGENVTDPEVYGEITRRATGAFPVPGTGGA; the protein is encoded by the coding sequence GTGCGTATCGACCTGCACACCCACTCCACGGCGTCCGACGGGACCGACACCCCCGCCGCACTGGTGCGCAACGCCGCCGCCGCGGGGCTCGACGTCGTCGCGCTGACCGACCACGACACCACCAGGGGGCACGCCGAGGCCGTCGCCGCGCTGCCCGAGGGGCTCACCCTCGTCACCGGCGCCGAACTGTCCTGCCGGGTCGGCGGGATCTCGCTGCACATGCTCGCCTACCTCTTCGACCCCGCCGAACCCGCGCTGCTCGCCGAGCGCGAGCTGGTGCGCGACGACCGGGTGCCGCGCGCCCAGGGCATGGTCGCCAAGCTGAACGCCCTCGGCGTGCCGGTCACCTGGGAGCAGGTGCGGCGGATCGCGGGGGAGGGCTCCGTCGGGCGCCCGCACGTCGCCACCGCCCTCGTCGAGCTGGGCGTCGTGCCGACCGTGGACGCCGCGTTCACGGCGGAGTGGCTCGCCGACGGCGGCCGGGCCCACATGGCGAAGCACGAGACCGACCCCTTCGAGGCGATCCGCCTGGTCAAGGCCGCGGGCGGGGTCACCGTCTTCGCCCACCCGGGCGCCAGCAAGCGCGGACGCACGGTGCCCGAGCCGGTGATCGCCGAACTGGCCGCCGCGGGGCTCGACGGCATCGAGGTCGACCACATGGACCACGACCCGGCCACCCGCGCCCGACTGCGCGGCCTCGCCAGGGAGCTGGGGCTGCTGGCCACCGGGTCGAGCGACTACCACGGCAGCCGCAAGACGTGCCTGCTCGGCGAGAACGTCACCGACCCCGAGGTCTACGGCGAGATCACCCGCCGGGCCACCGGGGCCTTCCCGGTGCCGGGGACCGGCGGAGCCTGA